From a region of the Bremerella alba genome:
- a CDS encoding DUF3467 domain-containing protein, translating to MSDAPENQGQATPPAPKQVELDESGAIACYANFCRVTGTPEELIIDFGLNTQPMVQSQEKIKVQQRIILNYYTAKRMLGALHMAVQRHEAAFGALETDIQKRVIPSAQRPAGE from the coding sequence ATGTCGGACGCCCCTGAAAACCAAGGTCAAGCTACCCCACCAGCTCCGAAGCAAGTCGAATTGGACGAATCAGGTGCGATTGCCTGTTACGCCAATTTCTGCCGTGTGACCGGTACGCCAGAGGAACTGATCATTGACTTCGGTTTGAATACTCAGCCGATGGTTCAGTCGCAGGAAAAGATCAAAGTCCAGCAGCGAATCATTCTCAACTATTACACCGCCAAGCGAATGCTGGGGGCTCTGCACATGGCCGTACAGCGTCACGAAGCCGCCTTCGGAGCGCTCGAAACGGACATTCAAAAGCGAGTGATTCCATCGGCACAGCGTCCCGCTGGTGAATAG
- a CDS encoding efflux RND transporter periplasmic adaptor subunit, whose protein sequence is MVSLQDSLVASSSRPLPLRARPDLTARQHTYQGRGYWVVKEPIGLNYFRFQEEEYAILNMLDGKTSLQDIKEKFEKEFAPQKISFTDLQQFIGTLHRSGLVITTAMDQGRQLKVRRDERKWKETVQLMSNILAVRFKGFDPDRLLTTLNPYTRWLFTFPAMIMVLLLCAAAVTLVTVQNDVFRSRLPSFQEFFGPSNWLLLGAVLGVTKVMHEFGHGLSCKRYGGECHEMGVMFLVMTPCLYCNVSDSWMLPNKWHRAAIGAAGMYVEVFLASIATFVWWFSEPGLLNHLALQVMFVSSVSTVIFNGNPLLRYDGYYILSDIMEVPNMRQKASSVLHRFMSKYFLGMELPDDPFLPERNQFFFGLYTVASNIYRLFVTASIMLFLNQVFEPYGLKVIGQMIALAGVYGLVVMPIYQLCKFLYVPGRMSQVKRKNVLITASVVATVIAGIVYIPVPQWVKCPVEVQPKNAESVFVVVPGQLENMLVKPGQQVTRGTKLARVTNLDLLLELSELENEEERLQLLSDALNNQRLRAEQGGEVEQTYLEVIQQLKSIHEQLEKKRQQVALIDVPAPIDGTVFPVPDKKSRGSDNGMLAEWSGSIFDARNQGASLSMSDVVCQIGNADEMEAVLYIDQDQIELVNPDQEVAIKLDAFPGRTFKGRIVVMGSKEVEFIPPALSTQQGGDLPAVTDQETGRMRAQNATFPAQVPLAGVEEELKLGMRGRAKVWVQWEPMGSRLWRYVSRTFHFYL, encoded by the coding sequence TTGGTCAGTCTTCAAGACAGTTTGGTTGCCAGTAGCAGTCGTCCACTGCCGCTACGTGCACGTCCAGACCTCACCGCCCGGCAGCATACCTATCAGGGTCGCGGTTATTGGGTGGTGAAGGAACCGATTGGGCTGAACTACTTTCGCTTTCAGGAAGAGGAATACGCCATCCTGAACATGCTGGATGGCAAGACTTCACTGCAGGACATCAAAGAGAAGTTCGAGAAAGAGTTCGCCCCGCAGAAGATCAGTTTCACCGACTTGCAGCAGTTCATCGGAACGTTGCATCGCAGTGGGTTGGTAATCACCACGGCGATGGATCAGGGACGGCAGCTGAAAGTTCGCCGTGACGAGAGGAAGTGGAAAGAGACCGTCCAGTTGATGTCCAACATCCTGGCCGTCCGCTTCAAGGGGTTTGACCCCGATCGCTTGTTGACGACGCTCAATCCATACACGCGTTGGCTCTTCACGTTTCCGGCGATGATCATGGTGCTGCTGTTGTGTGCAGCCGCTGTGACGCTGGTGACGGTTCAGAACGACGTTTTCCGTAGTCGGTTGCCATCGTTTCAGGAATTCTTCGGTCCCTCGAATTGGCTTCTTCTGGGGGCCGTTTTAGGTGTCACGAAGGTCATGCACGAATTCGGCCACGGCCTGTCCTGTAAACGCTATGGTGGCGAATGTCATGAAATGGGTGTCATGTTTCTGGTCATGACGCCGTGTCTCTATTGCAACGTGTCCGATTCGTGGATGCTGCCCAACAAGTGGCATCGAGCGGCGATCGGTGCGGCGGGAATGTATGTCGAAGTCTTCTTGGCATCCATTGCCACGTTCGTCTGGTGGTTTAGCGAACCCGGTTTGCTGAATCACTTGGCGCTGCAGGTGATGTTTGTCAGTTCGGTGAGTACGGTGATCTTCAATGGTAACCCCCTGCTCCGCTACGACGGTTATTACATCCTCTCGGACATCATGGAAGTTCCGAACATGCGTCAAAAGGCGAGCAGCGTGCTGCATCGCTTCATGTCGAAATACTTCCTGGGAATGGAACTTCCCGACGATCCTTTTTTGCCGGAACGAAATCAGTTCTTTTTTGGTCTCTATACGGTTGCGTCCAACATTTATCGCCTCTTCGTGACCGCCTCGATCATGCTCTTTTTGAATCAGGTCTTCGAGCCGTACGGCTTGAAGGTCATCGGGCAGATGATCGCCTTGGCGGGTGTTTACGGTTTGGTGGTGATGCCCATATACCAGTTGTGCAAGTTCTTGTATGTCCCTGGGAGAATGTCACAGGTGAAGCGGAAAAATGTTTTGATTACCGCCTCGGTCGTGGCGACGGTGATCGCGGGGATCGTCTATATTCCCGTCCCCCAGTGGGTAAAGTGCCCGGTAGAAGTACAGCCGAAAAACGCTGAGAGCGTTTTCGTGGTGGTGCCAGGTCAATTGGAAAACATGCTGGTGAAGCCTGGTCAACAGGTTACCCGCGGTACCAAGTTGGCACGGGTCACGAACCTCGATTTGCTCTTAGAGCTTTCCGAGCTAGAAAACGAAGAAGAACGGCTGCAATTGCTTTCCGATGCTCTTAACAATCAGCGATTGCGGGCCGAGCAAGGTGGCGAGGTGGAGCAAACCTATCTCGAAGTCATTCAGCAGTTAAAGTCGATCCACGAGCAACTCGAAAAGAAGCGTCAGCAGGTTGCATTAATTGACGTGCCAGCCCCGATTGATGGGACTGTGTTCCCAGTGCCGGACAAGAAAAGTCGCGGTAGTGACAACGGCATGCTCGCGGAATGGTCCGGTTCGATCTTCGATGCGCGGAACCAAGGGGCGAGTCTTTCCATGAGCGACGTCGTTTGCCAAATTGGAAACGCGGACGAAATGGAAGCCGTGCTCTATATCGACCAGGATCAGATCGAGCTAGTGAATCCGGACCAGGAAGTCGCGATCAAGCTGGATGCGTTTCCTGGGCGCACGTTCAAAGGACGCATCGTCGTGATGGGAAGCAAAGAGGTCGAGTTCATTCCGCCGGCTCTTAGCACGCAGCAAGGAGGCGATCTGCCGGCCGTCACCGACCAAGAGACAGGACGGATGCGTGCTCAAAACGCGACCTTCCCTGCCCAAGTTCCTTTGGCCGGTGTCGAGGAAGAATTGAAACTGGGGATGCGGGGCCGGGCGAAAGTCTGGGTTCAATGGGAACCGATGGGAAGTCGCCTGTGGAGATACGTTTCGCGAACGTTCCATTTCTACCTGTAA
- a CDS encoding efflux RND transporter periplasmic adaptor subunit codes for MSKSVILSVATLLLIAGHVSAQTSATPAQVVVERCLVSLIDEVNVPAQETGALVSIPVERGDYVTVGTQIAQIDDSLPVKQREIAKLKWDKATEQAINQVDIKYAAKAAEVSKAEFEQLEAANKGVKGAIAEITIRKAKLQWEKALLQAEQADMNFKVAGMTAGEAEAEMEAADMIIEKCKTTTPIDGVVVQKYRHEGEWVRPGDPLMRVVGLKRLKVDGSLDADKYVPGMVIGKPVTVEAETPGGLVKLEGTVVFASPEIDATGNFDFSAEVQNQPSANAWMLLPGDVANVTLHLDRPSTLSAHFEGNRK; via the coding sequence ATGTCCAAGTCTGTGATTCTTTCGGTCGCCACTTTGCTACTGATTGCCGGACACGTTTCCGCTCAAACTTCCGCGACGCCGGCCCAGGTTGTCGTCGAACGCTGCCTGGTGTCGTTGATCGACGAAGTCAATGTTCCGGCCCAAGAAACCGGGGCTCTGGTGAGCATTCCTGTCGAACGCGGCGACTACGTCACCGTGGGAACTCAGATCGCTCAGATCGATGATTCTCTGCCGGTCAAGCAGCGCGAGATTGCGAAGCTGAAATGGGACAAGGCCACCGAACAAGCGATCAACCAGGTCGATATCAAATACGCTGCAAAAGCAGCCGAGGTCTCGAAGGCCGAGTTTGAACAACTGGAGGCCGCCAATAAAGGGGTCAAAGGTGCGATCGCCGAGATCACCATTCGCAAAGCCAAGCTTCAGTGGGAAAAGGCCCTACTGCAAGCCGAACAGGCCGACATGAATTTCAAGGTCGCCGGCATGACCGCAGGAGAAGCGGAAGCTGAAATGGAAGCGGCCGATATGATCATCGAGAAGTGCAAGACGACCACACCGATTGATGGCGTCGTCGTGCAGAAATATCGCCACGAAGGGGAATGGGTTCGCCCTGGCGATCCATTAATGCGAGTCGTGGGACTGAAACGTCTGAAGGTTGACGGATCGCTGGATGCTGATAAGTACGTGCCGGGCATGGTGATCGGCAAGCCGGTCACTGTCGAAGCAGAAACGCCTGGTGGTCTGGTCAAGTTGGAAGGGACCGTGGTGTTTGCCAGTCCGGAAATCGACGCGACGGGGAATTTCGATTTCTCGGCGGAAGTCCAGAACCAGCCATCGGCCAACGCGTGGATGCTTTTACCAGGCGACGTTGCTAATGTGACGTTGCACCTGGATCGTCCCTCGACACTAAGTGCTCATTTCGAAGGTAATCGTAAGTAA
- a CDS encoding HlyD family efflux transporter periplasmic adaptor subunit, with product MSTEPSSVNPETLESTKKQIRGLIQEIAQLSKRDVPPEDYFKEVLPKVVSALAAVGGAAWIYDEQRRPQLIYQINLARALVDPKSDEGIRHLRLIESVFKGAEAQLLAPQSGGAEENSAGNPTNQLLVVAPIQVEDKVEGVIEIFQRPNSAPNSQRGYLRFLEQMCGLATDWFKSRKLRDFSDRQSLWSKIELFSRAVHENLDLRQTAYTIANEGRRLIGCDRVSVVLRRGRWKVEAVSGQDVFDARSTQVQLLGKLASRVIETGEPFWFSGQTDDLSPQLETAVHDYVDESHTKTIAVIPLRRPEHATDNMKREEGEEERQFQGEILGALVVEQIEDSSQQEEFSKGVELISEHSSRALANSIDYNSIPLTPVWRLLGKSKVLVTARNLPKTVLAIAGVAAVIAALFLIPAPFKVAGAATLTPVVQREVFVNVEGEVIEVPVDHGDHVDQGQMVARLRNTELERQYKQFTGDREKTLSTLQSLEFRKRRPETMRNASDATQLTIDLGQARQKYEHLNEQVALIEEKMSRLDVASPIAGEIVTWDVRDNLMQRPVQPGQVLMTVIDPTQDWILEIRMPEKRIQHIQYALEHQQDSEALEVTYIMASDPGRQLTGTVTEIQRLAQPDEEEGQIVKLKVAIDKQDIHHLRAGATATAKVHCGTAPLGYTWFHELFEFVESRILF from the coding sequence ATGTCCACAGAGCCCTCGTCCGTGAATCCCGAGACCCTCGAAAGCACGAAAAAGCAGATTCGAGGTCTGATTCAGGAGATTGCCCAACTTTCCAAGCGGGATGTCCCTCCAGAGGATTATTTCAAAGAAGTCTTGCCGAAGGTGGTTTCCGCCTTGGCTGCTGTGGGAGGAGCTGCCTGGATCTACGACGAACAGCGCCGGCCACAGCTTATCTACCAAATCAATCTTGCCCGAGCCTTGGTCGATCCGAAGAGCGACGAAGGCATTCGTCACCTGCGTTTGATCGAAAGCGTGTTCAAAGGTGCCGAAGCTCAGCTTTTGGCACCCCAGTCAGGCGGGGCCGAAGAGAACTCGGCTGGCAATCCGACCAACCAGCTTCTGGTGGTCGCGCCGATCCAAGTCGAAGACAAGGTCGAAGGGGTCATCGAGATCTTCCAGCGACCGAACTCGGCTCCAAACAGCCAGCGCGGTTATCTCCGTTTTCTGGAGCAAATGTGCGGGCTGGCGACCGACTGGTTTAAGTCTCGCAAGCTACGCGACTTCTCTGACCGGCAATCGCTTTGGTCGAAGATCGAACTGTTCAGCCGGGCGGTACACGAAAATCTGGATCTTCGCCAAACAGCTTACACGATTGCGAATGAAGGTCGGCGGTTGATCGGCTGCGACCGTGTTTCGGTGGTCTTGCGTCGTGGCCGCTGGAAGGTGGAAGCCGTGAGCGGACAAGACGTGTTCGACGCACGGTCGACCCAGGTGCAATTACTTGGGAAGCTGGCATCCCGCGTTATTGAAACAGGCGAACCCTTCTGGTTCAGTGGACAGACCGATGATCTGTCTCCGCAATTGGAAACGGCGGTCCACGACTATGTCGATGAATCGCACACGAAAACCATTGCCGTCATTCCGCTGCGTCGCCCCGAACATGCGACCGACAACATGAAGCGGGAAGAGGGAGAAGAAGAACGCCAATTCCAGGGCGAGATCCTCGGAGCATTGGTCGTTGAGCAGATTGAAGACAGCTCGCAGCAAGAGGAATTCTCGAAGGGGGTCGAGCTGATCTCCGAGCACAGCAGCCGAGCCCTGGCCAATTCGATCGACTACAACTCGATCCCGCTCACGCCGGTTTGGCGTTTGCTGGGCAAGTCGAAGGTCTTAGTCACCGCACGAAACCTACCCAAAACCGTTTTGGCGATCGCCGGCGTAGCGGCGGTTATTGCTGCCTTGTTTTTGATCCCTGCTCCGTTCAAAGTCGCTGGCGCGGCAACACTAACTCCAGTCGTGCAGCGCGAAGTGTTCGTGAACGTCGAAGGGGAAGTGATCGAAGTCCCGGTCGACCACGGCGACCACGTTGACCAGGGCCAAATGGTAGCTCGCCTGAGGAATACTGAGCTCGAACGGCAGTACAAACAATTTACCGGTGATCGTGAAAAGACCTTATCGACGCTGCAGTCGCTCGAGTTTCGCAAGCGTCGTCCCGAAACGATGCGAAACGCCTCTGATGCAACGCAATTGACCATCGACCTCGGTCAGGCCCGTCAGAAGTACGAACATCTGAACGAACAAGTGGCGTTGATTGAAGAGAAAATGTCGCGTTTGGATGTCGCCAGTCCAATTGCCGGCGAGATTGTGACGTGGGACGTGCGAGACAATCTGATGCAGCGTCCCGTTCAGCCGGGCCAGGTGCTGATGACGGTGATCGATCCGACCCAGGATTGGATACTGGAAATCCGCATGCCGGAAAAACGAATTCAGCACATTCAATACGCCTTAGAGCATCAGCAAGATTCCGAAGCACTTGAGGTGACCTACATCATGGCCAGTGATCCTGGTCGGCAGCTCACCGGTACTGTCACTGAGATTCAGCGATTGGCTCAGCCTGACGAGGAAGAGGGGCAAATCGTGAAGTTGAAAGTGGCTATCGACAAGCAAGACATTCATCATCTGCGAGCGGGGGCGACCGCAACCGCCAAGGTCCACTGCGGAACGGCTCCGCTGGGATACACTTGGTTCCATGAACTGTTTGAGTTCGTCGAATCGCGGATTTTGTTTTAA
- a CDS encoding preprotein translocase subunit SecA: MDTNQQTLEAPQAEESKKSEAPQRGAPRKFRANPLGSAFSQVTRSGLARFVAKLPLIDRFEEQLKDLSERDLRKHSLGLRHRAKSGEALHKLLPEAFALVRIAGARTMGMRHYEVQLIGGMIMFNGAIAEMETGEGKTLTATLPTYLYALPGKGVHVATVNDYLAARDAELMMPIYKMLGMSVGVIESQMSSPERRKAYSCDITYGTSKEFGFDFLRDRLLIRQTREQGLGVLGAMLAGKSEKGEEPVQREHYFSLVDEADSVLIDDARTPLVISAIPGEAEKVAVACHRWAAKSEEEFEEDHHFEYDHDKKSVELSVSGRLLVRQIPKPKLLDAVGLVDLYDYIERAIKVKRDFHSGQHYVIREGEVVIVDESTGRIAEGRKWSNGIHQAIEAKEGVEVTVATGQAARITVQDLFLRYRHLGGMTGTASSSKGEFKKIYKLNVIKCPTNRIPQRKLWPDRVFGNGEAKWTAIVDEIREIHSQGRPILVGTRTIEKSEHLSGLLEQAGIEHEVLNAHQVAAEADIVSRAGHPGKVTVATNMAGRGTDIKLGEGVHALGGLHVICTEMHDSARIDRQLVGRCGRQGDPGSTRQFMALDDDCLLVGLGPTRYKKLIAYGENRLAELPGYSKLFRKSQRKIEKKHFSDRKVLLYHEKQRKKMHREMGQDPYLDSPD; the protein is encoded by the coding sequence TTGGATACAAATCAACAGACCTTGGAAGCACCGCAGGCGGAAGAATCGAAGAAGTCGGAAGCTCCTCAGCGAGGAGCTCCCCGCAAGTTTCGCGCTAATCCGTTGGGGTCGGCCTTTTCGCAGGTAACGCGATCAGGGCTCGCACGCTTCGTGGCGAAGTTGCCGTTGATCGACCGCTTTGAAGAGCAACTAAAAGATCTCTCGGAACGTGACCTTCGCAAACACAGTCTGGGCCTGCGTCACCGGGCCAAAAGTGGCGAGGCGCTACATAAATTGTTGCCCGAGGCGTTCGCTCTGGTCCGCATTGCCGGCGCACGCACGATGGGCATGCGCCATTACGAGGTGCAGTTAATCGGCGGGATGATCATGTTCAACGGTGCCATCGCCGAGATGGAGACGGGCGAAGGGAAAACGCTGACCGCCACTTTGCCCACCTATCTCTACGCATTGCCTGGTAAAGGAGTGCACGTGGCCACGGTGAACGATTACTTGGCCGCTCGTGATGCCGAGCTGATGATGCCCATCTACAAGATGCTGGGAATGAGCGTGGGAGTGATCGAATCCCAAATGTCCTCGCCAGAGCGGCGAAAAGCTTATTCGTGCGACATTACCTATGGGACCTCCAAGGAATTCGGCTTCGATTTCCTAAGAGACCGGCTTCTCATCCGCCAAACACGAGAGCAAGGGCTAGGCGTGTTGGGGGCGATGCTAGCGGGCAAGTCCGAGAAAGGCGAAGAGCCAGTCCAGCGCGAGCATTACTTTTCGCTTGTGGATGAAGCAGACAGTGTTTTGATCGATGATGCTCGAACCCCGTTGGTGATCAGTGCGATCCCAGGCGAGGCCGAAAAAGTGGCCGTGGCTTGCCATCGCTGGGCAGCCAAGAGCGAAGAGGAATTCGAGGAAGATCATCATTTCGAATACGATCACGACAAAAAGTCGGTGGAATTGAGCGTTTCTGGACGTTTGCTAGTTCGGCAGATTCCTAAGCCAAAGCTGTTAGATGCCGTGGGTCTGGTCGATCTGTACGACTACATCGAACGCGCGATCAAGGTGAAACGCGATTTCCACAGCGGACAACATTATGTCATCCGAGAAGGCGAGGTCGTCATCGTCGACGAGTCGACCGGACGTATCGCCGAAGGTCGAAAGTGGAGCAATGGTATTCATCAGGCGATCGAAGCTAAAGAAGGAGTGGAAGTAACCGTCGCCACCGGGCAAGCTGCCCGAATCACCGTTCAGGATCTTTTCTTACGGTACCGGCACCTGGGCGGAATGACCGGTACGGCATCGAGTTCCAAAGGGGAATTCAAGAAAATTTACAAGCTGAACGTAATCAAGTGTCCGACCAACCGCATCCCGCAGCGAAAACTATGGCCAGATCGCGTATTCGGAAATGGTGAGGCCAAGTGGACGGCGATTGTCGATGAGATTCGCGAGATTCACTCGCAAGGTCGACCTATTCTGGTCGGTACCCGGACCATTGAAAAAAGCGAGCATCTTTCTGGTCTATTAGAGCAAGCAGGCATCGAGCACGAAGTGCTGAATGCCCATCAGGTTGCTGCGGAAGCGGATATTGTTTCTCGGGCCGGGCACCCAGGTAAAGTAACCGTCGCGACGAACATGGCGGGGCGTGGTACCGACATTAAGTTAGGTGAAGGTGTTCACGCTTTAGGCGGACTACATGTCATCTGCACCGAGATGCACGACTCGGCGCGTATCGATCGTCAGCTCGTGGGTCGTTGTGGCCGTCAGGGAGACCCTGGCAGCACGCGTCAATTTATGGCTTTAGACGACGATTGTTTGCTGGTTGGCTTAGGGCCGACGCGGTACAAAAAGCTAATCGCCTACGGTGAAAACCGGCTAGCAGAACTGCCGGGATACTCGAAGCTCTTCCGCAAATCGCAGCGAAAGATCGAGAAGAAACACTTCAGTGATCGCAAGGTATTGCTGTATCACGAAAAACAGCGCAAGAAGATGCATCGCGAAATGGGACAAGATCCCTACCTGGATTCGCCAGACTAG
- a CDS encoding BBP7 family outer membrane beta-barrel protein, giving the protein MKLNYSTLAFSIVAVVLGSGRSYAQEGYAPMGSPYPAGAPAPYNPAGMPPAGMQPGYPPQAMMGAPGPMGAPGQMPGPMGPMPGPGPGPMMGGPAPYAHMAAANAHGQMNPGMQYGGPADGSMYEPAGDYVQYENVTGAACDDGCALPPRAYGSFDTLVVWRQGGNYPPILTTSDPADLGVLGAASTRVLFGDGYETGDAGLGGRITLGLWLDDYQNWSVGGRFLALEEEGANYSTNSNEFSTLAFPFFNTNTGMQDSVVVALPGTGTNAADNTTVSLNNENTVYMGDFFVTKHIYTNHGNRWDFVTGYSYAKVEDRFGINAQYTVQDLAPPGGLATGDMVALSDNFSATNEFHGGQFGLIAEFQDGPFSWRALGKISVGGMKQEATISGQSTVNGAFRNNAGIYTNSANEGSYTRDQFAYIPEVNVDMIYAYNCNLDFKIGANFVYFSDVVTGATMINTNVQPGALPTDPQFSFIEQDFWIVGMTLGMEYHY; this is encoded by the coding sequence ATGAAGCTTAACTACTCCACCCTAGCTTTCTCGATCGTCGCCGTGGTACTCGGCAGCGGTCGATCTTATGCCCAAGAGGGTTATGCTCCGATGGGATCGCCATATCCCGCCGGTGCTCCTGCTCCCTACAATCCCGCCGGAATGCCTCCTGCAGGAATGCAACCTGGGTACCCACCTCAGGCCATGATGGGCGCCCCTGGCCCCATGGGTGCACCAGGCCAAATGCCCGGGCCGATGGGCCCGATGCCTGGTCCGGGTCCCGGTCCTATGATGGGAGGCCCAGCTCCTTATGCTCATATGGCTGCCGCCAATGCCCACGGTCAAATGAACCCTGGCATGCAGTACGGCGGCCCAGCCGATGGTTCGATGTACGAACCCGCTGGCGATTACGTTCAGTACGAAAACGTTACCGGCGCTGCCTGCGATGACGGCTGTGCTCTTCCGCCACGAGCTTACGGAAGCTTCGATACGTTGGTGGTTTGGCGTCAAGGTGGCAACTACCCGCCGATCTTGACGACGAGCGATCCGGCTGACCTGGGTGTCCTGGGTGCGGCCAGCACTCGCGTGTTATTCGGTGACGGATACGAAACGGGCGATGCCGGCCTCGGTGGCCGTATCACGCTTGGTCTCTGGCTGGACGACTACCAAAACTGGAGTGTCGGCGGCCGCTTCCTGGCTTTGGAAGAAGAAGGCGCGAACTACTCGACCAATTCCAATGAGTTCTCGACGTTGGCCTTTCCGTTCTTCAACACCAACACCGGCATGCAAGACTCGGTCGTGGTGGCCCTTCCAGGTACCGGTACCAACGCCGCAGACAATACGACGGTAAGCCTCAACAACGAGAACACCGTCTATATGGGCGACTTCTTTGTCACCAAGCATATCTACACCAATCACGGCAACCGCTGGGACTTTGTAACCGGTTACAGCTATGCCAAAGTTGAAGATCGATTTGGAATCAACGCTCAGTACACGGTCCAAGACCTTGCACCTCCGGGCGGCTTAGCGACCGGCGACATGGTTGCTTTGAGCGACAACTTCTCGGCCACCAACGAGTTCCATGGCGGCCAGTTTGGCTTGATCGCTGAGTTCCAAGACGGCCCCTTCAGCTGGCGTGCATTGGGTAAGATCAGCGTTGGTGGTATGAAGCAAGAGGCGACAATCTCTGGCCAATCGACCGTCAACGGTGCTTTCAGAAACAATGCCGGCATCTACACCAACTCGGCCAACGAGGGAAGTTACACTCGCGATCAGTTCGCTTACATTCCAGAAGTGAATGTCGACATGATCTACGCTTACAACTGCAACCTCGACTTCAAGATCGGTGCTAACTTCGTCTACTTCAGCGACGTGGTAACCGGGGCGACGATGATCAACACGAACGTTCAGCCAGGTGCTTTACCCACCGATCCTCAGTTCAGCTTCATTGAACAGGACTTCTGGATTGTGGGAATGACCTTGGGTATGGAATACCACTACTAA